One part of the Vicia villosa cultivar HV-30 ecotype Madison, WI linkage group LG6, Vvil1.0, whole genome shotgun sequence genome encodes these proteins:
- the LOC131613120 gene encoding homeobox-leucine zipper protein ATHB-22-like, protein MDWNTDSTVPFVPPPGSSLSFFYNYNNYNYSGIEASEGALGETQQRLLPVIEDDPNKINSGKDQREKKKTKNKKNKLTSNQVDALERSFHEEIKLDPERKMKLSAELGLQPRQVAVWFQNRRTRWKTKQLEHSYDVLKQENQKLQDEVMELKEKLKGKSDFRTQTFGDETVESPGLGWREIEGYEPYPSSYNQQGSTSSTQQAAEGYINSSFIVEDFDSVSLHQECHWPELPYYP, encoded by the exons ATGGATTGGAATACTGATAGCACAGTACCCTTTGTTCCTCCTCCAGGTTCTTCTTTAAGCTTCTTCTACAACTATAACAACTACAATTATTCAG GAATTGAAGCAAGTGAAGGTGCATTAGGTGAGACTCAACAAAGGTTGCTTCCTGTAATTGAGGATGATCCAAACAAGATTAATAGCGGAAAAGATCAGCgagagaagaagaagacgaagaacaAGAAGAATAAATTAACAAGTAACCAAGTAGATGCATTGGAGAGGAGTTTTCATGAAGAAATAAAATTAGACCCTGAAAGAAAGATGAAACTTTCTGCTGAGTTAGGGCTTCAACCTCGTCAAGTTGCTGTCTGGTTTCAAAACAGGCGTACTAGGTGGAAGACTAAGCAGCTTGAACACTCCTATGACGTGCTTAAACAAGAAAATCAGAAACTTCAAGATGAG GTTATGGAGTTGAAGGAAAAGCTAAAAGGGAAATCTGATTTCAGGACACAAACATTTGGCGATGAAACAGTAGAAAGTCCAGGGTTGGGATGGAGAGAGATTGAAGGATATGAGCCATATCCTAGTTCCTACAATCAACAAGGATCAACAAGTAGCACTCAACAAGCTGCAGAAGGATACATCAACAGTTCTTTCATTGTTGAAGATTTTGACTCAGTTTCATTGCATCAGGAATGTCACTGGCCTGAGTTACCTTATTATCCATGA
- the LOC131615251 gene encoding uncharacterized protein LOC131615251, with product MEYLHRCIRKLHDNPKFNFLPKCERVGITNICFADDLMLFTRGDENPVTLMIETVNNFSATTGLKSSPTKYKVYFGGVSDTVQQKILDITGFKAGCLPFKYLGVPLVSRKLTVNMCRPLIEKIVSRINHWTAKLLSYAAMCRSFMWSGTAEVTKKSHVAWDKVCDPKNAGGLGITALHERNVANMGKLLWNIQSKAYKLWVKWINEHETLEHLYFECDWTKSLWIEMLNWLGYCKSPVVWEQEKHWISAESVKKDWRRQF from the exons ATGGAATACTTACATAGATGTATTAGGAAGCTACATGATAACCCTAAGTTCAATTTCCTCCCTAAGTGTGAAAGAGTAGGCATTACAAACATATGTTTTGCTGATGACCTGATGTTGTTCACCAGAGGGGATGAAAATCCGGTTACTCTTATGATAGAAACTGTCAACAATTTCTCTGCAACCACTGGCCTAAAATCTAGCCCAACCAAATACAAGGTGTATTTTGGAGGGGTGTCTGATACTGTGCAACAGAAGATCCTGGACATCACTGGCTTCAAGGCTGGTTGCTTGCCTTTCAAGTACCTGGGTGTGCCCCTTGTTAGTAGGAAACTCACTGTTAACATGTGCAGACCTTTGATAGAGAAAATTGTTTCTAGAATCAACCATTGGACTGCAAAACTTCTAAGTTATGCAG CTATGTGTAGAAGCTTTATGTGGAGTGGCACTGCAGAGGTAACGAAAAAATCGCATGTAGCTTGGGATAAGGTGTGTGATCCCAAGAATGCAGGAGGTTTAGGTATTACTGCTCTGCATGAACGGAATGTAGCTAATATGGGGAAACTTCTTTGGAATATTCAGTCAAAAGCATATAAGCTGTGGGTGAAATGGATCAAT GAACATGAAACCTTGGAGCACCTTTATTTTGAATGTGATTGGACTAAATCTCTTTGGATTGAAATGCTTAACTGGTTAGGCTATTGCAAAAGTCCGGTTGTGTGGGAACAGGAAAAGCATTGGATCAGTGCAGAATCAGTGAAGAAGGATTGGCGGAGGCAGTTTTAA